The following nucleotide sequence is from Paralichthys olivaceus isolate ysfri-2021 chromosome 22, ASM2471397v2, whole genome shotgun sequence.
catgGCGTCGGCCAAGTTAGAGTCCAGcgtcctgcaggaggagctcACCTGCCCGGTGTGTCTGGACCTGTACCGCGACCCCTTCCTGCTTCCGTGCGGCCACAACTTCTGCAAGATCTGCCTCGATCACCTCAAGCGGCAGGCAGAGCGAGGTCGCCTCCGCTGCCCCGAGTGCCGCGACAGCCACCGCTGCGGCACCAACTTCCAGAAGAATTTCAAACTAGCCAATATCGCCGACGACTTCCGCCACAGGCGCAGAGCCAccactgaagctgccacaggtttgAAATCCAGAGGGTTGCTGTCGTCCTCTCGGAGCGTGTGCGTAGTTCCGTGTGACTACTGCCCCTCAGTCGCAGCCGAGGCGCCAGGCGTCAGCGGCGAGGGCGACcactcttctgctgcttctgtttctcaTGAAGGTGATggagccgccgccgccgccgccgccgtgTCGATGTTTGCGGTCAAGACGTGCCTGAAATGTGAGGTGTCCATGTGCCAGGAGCACGTCAAGCCACATCTGGAACTACCGGCGTTCTGCGAGCATCCGCTGACAGAACCCATATTTGACTTCTGGAAGAGGAAGTGTCCCGCGCACGATGAAATCTACAGGTAGGAGGGACGGACCCTCGTATGTTatcactctgtgtctctgtcttatCGTTAAATCTGGAAACAGCAACATGATAATAGTTCCAGTGGTGGTTTCTGTTGATCTGGGTTCAAGTCCCACTTCTTAAATGAAAGCTGCTCTGTGCTCGTGTCACGTCCAGATACTACTGCATGGAcgacaaggtgtgtgtgtgtaacgcCTGCACCATAGAAGGAGAACACTCGGGACACACAATGAAGACCCTGAAGAACACGATGAAAGATCTCAAGGTACAAGTACCTTCACGGTTCCTACATACACACTCTGTGTAGTGAgataacaaatacacacaagtctACAAAGAATTCAGCCGGGTTTCAGTTTTCGATCCACATCCTGGTttattcatatttgtgtttaaaagtcAAGATGATGAACCGAACATGTTGGAGCTCAGGGTTTTGCACCGTTATCCATTCACTCTCACTTCATTGTTTGGCTCACACAAAGTCCTGTGATGAATctggaatgaatgaatgaatattgtTGTTcattgtagtgtgtgtgtgtgtgtgtgtgtgtgtgtgtgagtgacatgAATGGAGGAGTCACATGACTCTGGCCTCTTTCTCCAGCACAGTTAAACCCACTTCCTGTGAGAGGGTTCCACTTTGTTCTTTAGAACTGGTTGAATTCCACTTGTTGTTCAGAATCACTCGATAAACCAGTGTCCTTCAAAAGTCCAGAATTCAGGTTAACGAACAAAAGTCTCAAAAAGTTTGAGATTATCTTTAAATTCACGTTGGATGATTCtaagtttgtgtttgtccacaTAGTGAACCGTTCCCCTCAAATGTTTCTGGAACTTGACTGATGACTTTTAAATTAATCGGTAATGTTTAGTTTTATGgttttaaagtatattttcaagaaaaacgaactgtatatacatatatatatatatatttgtatgaatGTATTCACAGTTACGTAACAATAAACACTTTCTCCATCTATCATCTTTCTGGAAATATTTTTTGGAAACGTTCTAGTAATTTTGCGGCTGAATTAAAAAACGGTGAGTTAGTAATTAATCACACTTTCAACATCCTCACtgatcttcatgatgttttctctgtcacCAGGGCTCACTGGATAAGCAGCTGTACCGGGTTGAGAGGAAGTACAGCATGGCGGAGAAGAAActgcaggagcagagggagaaggagagacagaacaAGGTAATTCAAACAaattcaaacaacaacaaaatgttgaTAATGTCATGAAGTAGCAGCGCTGGAGCAGCCAGTACACACAGCTAACGGGCTGGCAGTGAGTTGTATtattttggatttgtgtttttcttactcacaaagttaaaacagtttcagcaccatggacagcagcATTGAGAAGTTAAAGACGTTGAAAAGCAAAATGTCTTCAAACACGTGTGACTTGGAATCTGTGAAGCTGATGTATGAagttagtgtttggtttttaaaaggATCCTCGATAGTATTTAATACATGTTTTGATCACGATACAATAAGAAAGACGCTCAGTCGAGCGAGAGGCTCAACAGTCGCATTAACTCCAGTCAAGCTCGACCAAATTCatcacactcatagaaatcactTCCCTTAAAAAGTAATAATGGaatcatatataataatatacgaCTGCAGAATATTTTTCACGCAgtgttctttctcttctcctgctcatcCAGAAGTTCATGGACGACTCTGAGCAGTGCCTGAACAGACTCAGCGAGGAGATGAAGGCCAAAGTGCTCGGCTTCGTCGGCAGACTGCGGGACTGCACGCGCACTCAGTGCGACACCAACGGGCTGGCCATCCAGAAGAACATCTCCAGGATCTCGCAGGACCAAGCCCGTCTCCAGGAGGCTCGCTGTGGCCTCGAAAGTCTCATGCAGGAAAACGATCCTTTCCGCTTCATCGAGGTGAGTGAACGGAGATCagccttttgtttttccacttttcGTAGATTCTCGTGTAACACGTCTTCAGCTCTAACTACACTTAcagtaaacacataaataaatacagcagcagcaatAAAAGCATCTTAACtatatattactattattactccAGTTGCTTATTATGACAGTTGTGTGATTTGTGTCcaaacatctgtttgtttgtatttcaggCGTACAAGACCACGGGGAAACAGTAAGTACTGCTGCTGTATGTTGTGTGTGCGGGAAGTTGAGGAGTTGATCTGAGAACCATCGTCTTTGTCAGATTCTGTAATTTGCTGTTCTCTGACTCTGCTGGCATCCAGACTCAATGGCCATTGACCgccattttgtgtgtgtgtgtgtgtgtgtttcaggtgtcgTAGGCAGCTGAGAAGAAACTTGTTCTACCCAGAATACGTTGACATGGAGACGGAGGTTCTCGTAGCAATGATGGAAGAAGAAATGAGGAAGTTCCTGGATGAGGAGCTCCAGTGTAGCGTTGTTTCTGCCTTAAACTCCTTGTGTACGTCATTTTCTCTCATCCAGTCATCTTCAAATATCATAACTTTGTCCAAAGTCCTGTCAGCTACATGAGCTGTGTTCCCGCTGCGAGCGAcacattgtattttaatgtgttgTCTATATAATCTGATAATTTGTGCAGTTGTAAAGTTTCAGATTACAGGACAAGATAATAAAAGTTTCAGGGAATCTAAAAAATATTTGTCCACTCATCAGGTCATCTTACAGAtctcgaggaggaggaggagcaggaggagaatgaggaagaggcggcagaggaggaagatgatgacgACGACCTCAACGACAGCAGCGAGGAAGACATGCGGAGCGAGGGCGAGgtggaggaagacgaggaggaggacgacgacGAGGAAGGACCCAACCGGAGGGAGCTGGCAGATGATCTTTACAGTCcagcggaggaagaggaggaggaggaggatgacagtgatgaggaagacgacgaggaagaagaggatAGAGaatgggaggtggaggaggaggaggagaggggggtttAACCGAGGATGTGATTTGTTTACACATATATTTTTACACCTTTCGAAGCACTTTGACTTTGATACTTCAGCTTCGAGTGAGTGCAGCAGATGTTCCGACATCTGTTTGAGTGTcacacacatcctctctctGAATGTCCCACCGACAGAACAGCTGCCACACTTTGCCTCAAACCTTCCACAGAACGCAGAGATCTACGGGACGAGAGCAGAGCTGCGACTCAGAGCTGCGACTCAGAGCTGCGACTCAGAACTGCGACTCAGAGCTGCGACTCAGAGCTGCGACTCGGCCTGATTCAGAACTGATCTCATGTCAGACCTGTGCTGCAAACTGACAAAAACTGAAAGGAGAAATATGATGCTTGTGAGTGAAGCAgaacatgtctcctttaataaAGGTGCTTTACATTAGCAGATATTTACACATACAGATGAATGTACATTAACAGAATGTGATTCAAGACTGAATTTAGAATTATTTGTTAGGAGAACTTTCACTTTGCTGGAAAAAAAGTTTAGTTCATTATTGTTTTCGAGTCCTCGATGCACAAATATCTGAATTCTTTGAGTTTCCCAGTTTTCACCATAGAAAGCCTTTTCGATCAGAATCCTTGTGAACGGCTCAAAGATTTGACCTAAAAGATTTTAGAAGTTCGTCACATACACCAGGCTACTAACACGTGTGTTGAttgagtcctgtgtgtgtgtgtgtgtgtgtgtctgtgtgcgtgtgcgtgcagaTTGTTGGGATTGTTTCATTCATGTCAGAGTTGAACTTTGCAAACCAAAGAGTGAGGATGTACTTTTAAAAGGCATGTGTCTGCTTGGCATGATGTAAATCTAAGTTAACATTGGCTACAGGATGACTTGGCTTTTCATAATTCATTGTGCTTTAAAATCAGTTGATGCATCgttgaagaaaatgtaaaatattcctATGCACTCTTCACATATTATTCCTACAATATTCCTACAGTTTCAGGTGATGTGGAATTTTGCACTTTATTACAAAAAACCTGCTGCGTTGGGCCTGAAGATGTTGAAaagctgatttttattttgatatgagTGATTTTGTGAGcggccaaacaaaaaaaaccattcatATATAAAAATGAAGCCTGCTGAAAACGTGTCAGTGGTGGAGTTGCCTTTTTATTACGGTTTAGAAATATCTGCACAATGTTGTCGGATTATTTTATCAGAGGAAGATgcataaaaatatttgtttgatttttttaaagtgtctATAATAATGTAAAATAGAAGACAGCTGCTGGAAAGAAAAGATTCAACTTTAAATTCACACAAAAATTTCAAaagatgcttttttttatttaataaagaggattagaaataaataaagtaaaaaaaattaaatataataatttgttGAATCGCACCACAGTGAGATAAGATGAACAAACAGGAGCATATGAAGGAAATTAGCATTAGTTAATTCtcttttatattaaaatgtatgttttaatgcattattgatcatttcataaaatattaaatatctgtACAAACttttataatgaataataaataaagttaatcaACAAAATATGTATTTGGTTGCatactttttttatatatatactatttatatatatatatatatatatatatatatatatatatatatactatttaTAAATACTTATATTATTTTCAACAcctttaaacaaattaaataaaataaaataaaagcttgaaaTGTGAAAGCTTCCCCGGAACCTTTGTTCTCCGTGGCGTGTGTCGCCGCCGGACCGTCTCAGCTCACGGACTGACTTCCTGTGCGGAccggtgtgtgcatgtgtgtgtgtccgagtTGTGTTGATTAAAAGTGTCGCTTCGTCTCAGACTCACAACCTGCTGGTGTTTCTCTGTGGAATCGAACCCACGGCGGTCGAGTCATGACTCACGTCTTTCGGAAggtgagttttatttttgtgttctgtttccgctaaatgtttgttttcgtCGCAGAGGTCAAAGAAGCTTCGTGTCAGTTTCACTCTcagttcatttcttcttcttctcatagttttaaattatttaacatCTCGAGTCTCAATAATACAAATGAATTAGATGAACTCagaagaaacaggaagaggGTTGGCTAGCTGGGGAAGCTAATGATTAGCCTTGTTATCTTTCCCTCGAAGGATCAGCTGACACGTGACCAGGtttaatgaatggatgaatcactgattatttattgattaaatgtgttGGTCGATAAAGAAACCGAAGAGCTTCCGTCATTTCTGTATAAACGATGTTAAATGGATGAGAATGTTTTAATATGAAGTTTGATCCAGTTTTGTGTCTTTCCTGaagaaataatataattttcacATGATTTCATTTAAATCTCACATGAAGCAGATGAGAGTTGACGTcgttgtgtttcatgtgttcagTTGCAGGCGTCTCTCAGTCGTCAGGTGTTTGTGTTAAATCCAACTCTTCCTTTCTGCAGGTGAGTGTTTCTCTGCTTTGCTCTTTAACTCTCATGTCAGTGTTTTATCACCGATAAACCACAGAATCTCAggttttattcttatttcaatatttatccACAACAGATGAATGTGAACGTATGACGTCTCCtttaagaggaaaaaacacGATGAAGATCAagttgtttgaaatgaaaagcatcCTGTGTACAACTTGTGTATTTCGTTAAAAGTAATTCTGATCAGCTGGTTAATCGTCCGAACACGTCCTCTCGTTGTAAATCCTTCTCCTGACAACACATCCATGGTTTTCTTCTACAGGAGCACACCAAGCATCCAGCATCCTGTCTGGTGTAAGTTTAGATTTGTATGATTAAAACTCAGATTTATAGCTTGTGTACACAGAGTCGTACTCTAATGTACAGTCGCCCTTTTCAGGCACAGCGTCTGCGAACGAATATCACAACATGCCGACGCACGGGATCGGGAGATGGAAATATCTTTTGACAAAGAAAGTGGTGAGACTCAGAGACTGTCCATAATTTtctatttagttatttttttaatgtatttatttagttttcaatGAAGCCAATTTGTAAAAATGCTAATTTCCTGATTTCCTGTCATGAGAATAAATCAAAATCCTGGTGTGCAAACTTTATGtagttttattattgtaataatcCTCTTTCATAATGATTCCATTGGAtaatgatattttttaataacttcagAAGTGGACGTCATGAATcgtttgttgttggttttgtttgcagcaaaagaaaaagaaagaccgGCATCAGATGAAGCCGATCGTCCCGGCGACGGACACAGCGTACGGGACGCTGGACGTGAAGGTGTCGGGTTACGACATGACGCTGGTGGAGCGCTACACGCAGTACATCCACCACCTCTGCAACCGGCTCAGCATCAAAGTGTCTCTGTGGTGAGGACCTGAGAGTTTCCACTGAAACGCTTTTCTCAGGATAAAGTGCAGCTTAGAAAAATACTGTAActgttacatttattttaaagccGTGCAGATAATCATCAGCcttgatttgtctttgtctctcgtGTGGGGACGCTCTGGTTGAACGTGTCCCCGATGCTGTAACAATATCTTCCAATGTCGGTTTGTCTCCTGCAGCCACGCTTTGCCAACCAGGACCACAGAAGTCATGCTGATGCAGGAGCACGGCACCAAGATGTTCGTCGATGCTGTGCTGAAGACTCACGAGCGAGTCGTCCAGGTAAAAACTCAGCTTTTACGTTTCCTTCAAACTCCCATCCCATCATCCTTCGTTTGTTTCACCGAGGAGAACCTGAACATATCTGTGTTTCATCTGCGTGTGTAGTTGAACAGCCTGAACACGACGTTATGTCCGGTCTTCATGGACgttcttttaaaaaatcaacCAGAGGGAGTTCAACTTTCTGTGCAGGAGGTGAGTGAGCAGGAAAAGATGTGGAAAACCGAACTGCAAATAGTTTTAGGTTTATAATTATAGTTTAGGTTTTGTTCTATTTGATCCACTTCCCCCGTCAGACCCATGATAAACAGGATGTTGTGAGACTCCAGGTTTTCAGATGTGAGAGTTATCAGCTCGTTCATGGTTCTTACAGTAAACTGAATGTTTTCAGCTGTGGTGTACGTTTCAGTAACGAgctgctctcttcttctctcgctcTCAGCACACAGAGGCCGATTTCAAAGCTCGTTTCAAGGCTCGTCCGGAGCTGCAGGAGCTCATGAGTCACATGAAGCAATGAGCCGCTCGCTGTCATCACGGAAAACCTGTTTCACCTTCTGTATTTATTCCCTGACGTTCCTCGAGGAGCTCTGAAATAACTGTAAATGAaagaatataaacataaacacttgttctaagaaaaattaaaatgtatttgaactGCAGAGGCTCTGAGGATTTTGTGTTATTGTAGTATTTTCACAGAGAAGTATCACAAGTAGTAATAGAAAATGAGAGAACCCCTTTAAATTCTACAATCTTCTATTAGACCTCAGTACTTAAACctttattatttaaacaatTCAAATAGTTGCATTAGTTTTGTGcctgaaaaaaaatcttaaatacaacaaataaaaacctgcagtgTTTTAGAGACGGAACTTTTTTCTGAGCTCATCGGTGGaagaaatatttgatttattatgtttattattttctttcgtTTGTGTAATAGAATTTAAATATTCACTAAattcatgcaaataaaatgtaattaaaaaaaaaagagaatactTCCCCCTGAAGTAGAAATACTCTTAGGTGAGAGTATCTTGAAGGTGAATGTACTGATTCTTTGTCTTCTTGGCAAAAAGCAACTTCAAGCGACACGACATAGGTtagcaaatatattttaatatataatatttatattcattttagcACAATGACAATGGCATACTTTCAGGTCAGTCTCATTTAAATCATGACAAAAAGCCACATCTTTGAATTTCCTTTAATTACACCTCATGTCATATTTCATTGCAGTCGCTGCAAAATAAATCCTTAAGTGCGTCTTTTGCCCCGTGAGAGGAAAATCTTAGCAAAAGTTTCTAACAGCATTGAGTCCATGGCGTCCGACTGGGTTTTTTACGTAGAGAGCTGAACGTGGAAAATGTATGAGTGGACGTGATGACGCTCCTCACAGCCTCCGAGGCTACATCACTTCCTTTGTCTGAACCGATCAGCCGCGTGCACGTTGGCCAATAAATGATCACATTGTTTAGGATAATGAGTCTAAACCAACGACGCACGTTACGAGAGAAAACGAGAGAACACACGACCTGCAGCATTTCTTACTCTCACAACGTTGAGTTGTATGGTTGTACGTCACAGCTGAGGTTAAAgaatttcaattaaaataccgcaaatgcattgtgggaaaatcTGCTGCTTGGAGGTTAGTCTTTCAAAAATCACGGAGCTCTCTCCGCCTTCCTGGGTTTTGAGATAATCCGTTCAATGCTGACACCTAATGAGACTTTTCAAGCGCCGTCCTGTCACCTCCTCTGAAACACGTCTTTCGGCTTCATGTTGCCACGGCGACACATCACACGTCTCCGGTTCAGACTTGGaatcagcttctgtgatgttttACCGCGCAACACACTCACACCGGAAAACATCGGACACAAAGATCGTTCACAACAAACAGGAGAAATCGTCAGAGGTCGAGCGTGAGGCCTCCGAGGCCGTGAAGCCCGGCGGTCTGGGATTAACAGACGTTGGCACTTTTACCTATTGAGATGCAGAACTTCGCTTTTATTTGTGCAACAAATGTAAACTTTATTTGCCAAAATTcaaagaaaaagatttttttatttccagctcCAAACGTACGTACGCGGTTTAATAAAACGTTTTCACAATATTCAGGAACGTCCAGCGACTTCTCCTGCGGTGGTTAAATAACTCGATACGACCGACCAGACTCTCAGCATTCACGACATCAAAGCACCTCGTTACCCTTTAATCTCACCATTGTACAGCATCTTGCGCCACATTCAAAATGATGCTAACTAACTGCAGACGTGTGGTGTCTCAGCTACAAGCCTCTAAACTGTCCGTCACTACTTCCTCTACTCGATCCAGCACTGATCTCcattcatcacttcatcataTCCCATTTAACATTcaccttaaaacatttcaaactaaagGTAGCAGGTAAACCTGTGGAGCCTCGGTTGttcaatattaaatatataaacagtatatttaAAGGGGTGAcgctaaaaataaataaatcaaccaTGAAATTTAATATTTCCCATTAAATactcatgttttttaaagtttcatttatttagttgGCTAACGTGTCTGGATTCTTCAGCCGTTTTATCTAACTCCAGTTTACTAGAGCGCTAAATTAAAAGCTGGCTACCGCTTTGTTAATTATACACAATTAAATCATCTATTTATTCAATAATgaactgattttttttacccaattgtttttttccagcgAGTAGAACGAGGAAAATACTTTGAATCGAAATACTAACAAACATTTTCTCTAAAACCTCGACAAACAACTCACGACCCGGTCCTCGTtaaatctgctgctgttggtgCGATGTGAcacgactacacacacacacaaacaaaatggcGGATGATGGTTTTCGTGACCgctcttttcttttgtcatgATTCGGAAACTctgaataaaatcattttacaaGCAGTGACCACGACACATCTGAGCAAATACGATacagtaaaacataaaatgctCATATCCGTTAATACAATGAAATGAGTAtcgcattttctttttttttctttttcttcttgttgctAAATAATCACCCACAGCCCAAACAGCAAAAAACGTAACTGAGGAGAATAGCATGTTATAAAAGTGTAGATGCCTGGTCTGCTTGAGTCCAGTTAGTAAAACAAAACCAGGACacgtaaaaacaacaacatacaggcattaaataaattaatccatttcaaaaacaaacacagtgatagATAttcaaaatacatatttacaacGTAATAAAACGAAAGAAGACACAGTCTCGTCCTTAAGGGAGAATGATAATCTGGTTTGGATTTAAATTGACTGTTAGTTTTACATGTGGACACGTCTGCCTCTTCGCTCCGTCCTTCACCCACACATTGGTTATATTCAGGTATTCAccataaatacatatatgtattttaGTAGGTTTATACTTTGCAGCATTTACTAAGTTGATATGTACTCGGTACATGGAAATCCAAATTCTGACATCATTAGTGACTGATATGTTGATATATTATGTGCCAGTGGCTACAGAGGAGAACGCTaatcaacacaaacatggaATCTGCCTGGTAGTCTTCGacttcggggggggggggggggggggactaggaagacaacataaaaaaaacaaagggggaGCGGCACAGCCATGTTTGGATGAATTTTAAGTACTTCAGTGATTAACCTGAATTTGAACGTAAGCTTCAACCAGGAGAATCTAGAGCATCAGGCAGTTGGGTTTATTTTCTCGTGTACAGATATCGGATACTCAAAATACCACAGACTTACTAACATTGCCTACTGAACTTctgagagtaaaataaaatgaaataaaataggaTTAAAAGTCACTTGGTCAAATACACCTAAAGTCACAAGCTGCTATTCAGAAAgcactttcaaattaaaacaaagaaaaatcagATACAATGGCCCAACTTCTCCTTCGCGGATATTTTGTACAAGAATGGAAACACGAGCTAAAGTCGGCCTTTTGGTTTGTAGAAAGTACCGAAGCTCTGGAATTGGTCGGTGACGGTCCCAAACGTTCCGCGGCAGTAGTTACATCCATTTTAAACACTGAGCAGGACCATTACCCACAGGTCATAGCAGTAAGCACGActgcctcagctctgtgactGATCCCGGGTCGTGTTCTACAGTCTCAAAGCACAGGAGGGCAGCTACCGCTTCACTTGGGGTCCGGCCTCGCTAGACGGGACAGTTTGGACCCTGAGGGGGAAAATCCACCCAGATACAAAACAATAGTTTATGATGAAATGTTgcattttgcagtttttttttaatatgaattTGAGTTTGATAGAGGCCCCGTCTTTGTCCGGGGAATAAAACGTTTGATTAAACTCAGATTCTAACAGTCTAACAGACCAGAGTGGTCTCAGGATGCCTGTGGATGTCTGACCGAAACAACTGAACCATAAATGATCATGTCAAAGTATTTCTATGCAGACTATTCCTTTAACAAACCATAAAAAACTCCATCTGGATGTTCTATGTAGAGAAACACGTCCTCGCTGCACATGCTCAGACATCAACGTACAACTGAATGTCGGGATCTCGTCTCGTCACAATTTGAGAGCTTGGTCCGTTAGATTAAGCGATTTGTTCCGAGGGTACGTAACAGTGCAGAATTTTCCTACGGACGTAAAATGCATAGGACACAAATCAGTTGAACACTACGGCATACGGCAAgcaatacaaaagaaaaagaaaactagaCAAAAGTCTTGGTCGTTGGCACTGGGGTCGAGGAGGGGGGGGGCGGGGCAGAAACAGATCCACAGACTGACACTGAAGTCCTCAgtaagtttcaaaataaaagtagcaACGCTCTCTTTAAAAAGCGAGAGCCGTTTTGATTAACCTCACGCGTGCCGGCGTCCGTCCTCGCCTCACGCACGATCTCTCACAGCCGTGAAAAATTTCGGGGTGAACACAAAGTCGGCTAAGGCTTCGTCGCGGGGAAAAGAGACACAGTGTTCAAAAGAGCAGTTATTTTAGTCAAGTTTCAACAGTCTTGCTATCGTGATGGTGCGTGGCGGGAATGGCATAGTCAGAAGGTTATGAGCCATTGAGTGCATTAGAAATCCAAAATtctcttttgacattttccgCTTCTTTAACTTCAATCTATTTCCTCACTTtgcctttgattcaaagataaATCACATTCTGGTCAGTTATCGTCTGTGCAACAAATGAAATGGCAAAAACTAAACGGGTGAAAGAAACGTTGGTGTTTGTCTCCTTTTGTTTCACGCAGCACACGTtcacactttaaataaaatatccgATATACTCTTAATTTGTTCGCTCTGAATTGTTCTGATAAATGTAGGTAcagtgagaatttgctgctttttgCTGTGTTCCCTTTATAGAACACACACGACACGCCCATATATTATTTTTGCtatattttctttcaatatATTATTTGCGTATATACATGTGCAGATTTTCACACTCACTGGTCCAATTAATGTAAAGAAAACCTCTGGACAGGGAGCGTCCATCGTATAGAAATAACTAAAGCTATAATTTCTATTTTCTGTAAATAACTATAAGCTATAAGCTAAAGGCAAATATTGGCTTTTCCTATTAAATCGACTTTAAATATTTTCCTCTAAAATATGACTTTTGTCGCTCTTTAAACATGATATAATTATCTGCATAAGAGTAAAGGGAATGCATCGTAACTGTCGAGTCTTTTGAGATAAACTTTTGTTTCATCACTCGTGGCAACTTGATAACAGATGTTTAATGAACGGGAGTTTGACATTTGGGGAAATGcgcttatttgctttctttctgtGAATTGTTGTGCGTTCACGTGACGTCAGAACGACGCCATATCAAGTCGAAACAACTTTCATACTCGAGGTACCGTGTTGTTGACGTCATCTCTTGTCACTCAAATTTTACAATCAGTTCTGAATAGTTGCTCTCATGAATTTCACTGACTTATGCTGTTGAACACATCCAGGTGT
It contains:
- the LOC109642663 gene encoding E3 ubiquitin/ISG15 ligase TRIM25 isoform X1, translating into MASAKLESSVLQEELTCPVCLDLYRDPFLLPCGHNFCKICLDHLKRQAERGRLRCPECRDSHRCGTNFQKNFKLANIADDFRHRRRATTEAATGLKSRGLLSSSRSVCVVPCDYCPSVAAEAPGVSGEGDHSSAASVSHEGDGAAAAAAAVSMFAVKTCLKCEVSMCQEHVKPHLELPAFCEHPLTEPIFDFWKRKCPAHDEIYRYYCMDDKVCVCNACTIEGEHSGHTMKTLKNTMKDLKGSLDKQLYRVERKYSMAEKKLQEQREKERQNKKFMDDSEQCLNRLSEEMKAKVLGFVGRLRDCTRTQCDTNGLAIQKNISRISQDQARLQEARCGLESLMQENDPFRFIEAYKTTGKQCRRQLRRNLFYPEYVDMETEVLVAMMEEEMRKFLDEELQCSVVSALNSLCHLTDLEEEEEQEENEEEAAEEEDDDDDLNDSSEEDMRSEGEVEEDEEEDDDEEGPNRRELADDLYSPAEEEEEEEDDSDEEDDEEEEDREWEVEEEEERGV
- the LOC109642663 gene encoding E3 ubiquitin/ISG15 ligase TRIM25 isoform X2, giving the protein MASAKLESSVLQEELTCPVCLDLYRDPFLLPCGHNFCKICLDHLKRQAERGRLRCPECRDSHRCGTNFQKNFKLANIADDFRHRRRATTEAATGLKSRGLLSSSRSVCVVPCDYCPSVAAEAPGVSGEGDHSSAASVSHEGDGAAAAAAAVSMFAVKTCLKCEVSMCQEHVKPHLELPAFCEHPLTEPIFDFWKRKCPAHDEIYRYYCMDDKVCVCNACTIEGEHSGHTMKTLKNTMKDLKGSLDKQLYRVERKYSMAEKKLQEQREKERQNKKFMDDSEQCLNRLSEEMKAKVLGFVGRLRDCTRTQCDTNGLAIQKNISRISQDQARLQEARCGLESLMQENDPFRFIEAYKTTGKQCRRQLRRNLFYPEYVDMETEVLVAMMEEEMRKFLDEELQCSVVSALNSLYLEEEEEQEENEEEAAEEEDDDDDLNDSSEEDMRSEGEVEEDEEEDDDEEGPNRRELADDLYSPAEEEEEEEDDSDEEDDEEEEDREWEVEEEEERGV
- the mrpl48 gene encoding large ribosomal subunit protein mL48, with translation MTHVFRKLQASLSRQVFVLNPTLPFCRSTPSIQHPVWCTASANEYHNMPTHGIGRWKYLLTKKVQKKKKDRHQMKPIVPATDTAYGTLDVKVSGYDMTLVERYTQYIHHLCNRLSIKVSLCHALPTRTTEVMLMQEHGTKMFVDAVLKTHERVVQLNSLNTTLCPVFMDVLLKNQPEGVQLSVQEHTEADFKARFKARPELQELMSHMKQ